A region of Oncorhynchus kisutch isolate 150728-3 linkage group LG29, Okis_V2, whole genome shotgun sequence DNA encodes the following proteins:
- the actr1b gene encoding actin related protein 1B: MESYDIIANQPVVIDNGSGVVKAGFAGDQIPKYCFPNYVGRPKHVRVMAGALEGDLFIGPKAEEHRGLLSVRYPMEHGIVKDWNDMERIWQYVYSKEQLQTFSEEHPVLLTEAPLNPSKNREKAAEVFFETFNVPALFISMQAVLSLYATGRTTGVVLDAGDGVTHAVPIYEGFAIPHSIMRVDIAGRDVSRYLRLLLRKEGYDFHTSAEFEVVRTIKERACYLSLNPQKDETLETDKAQYTLPDGSTLDIGPARFRAPELLFRPDLIGDESEGIHEVLAFAIQKSDMDLRRTLFSNIVLSGGSTLLKGFGDRLLSEVKKLAPKDVKIKISAPQERLYSTWIGGSILASLDTFKKMWVSKKEYEEDRARAIHRKTF, encoded by the exons ATGGAGTCCTATGACATTATAGCTAACCAGCCGGTTGTGATCGATAAT GGTTCAGGCGTTGTCAAAGCTGGCTTTGCTGGAGACCAGATCCCCAAATACTGCTTCCCCAACTA TGTGGGCCGTCCCAAGCATGTGCGTGTAATGGCAGGAGCCCTGGAGGGGGACCTCTTCATCGGACCCAAAGCAGAG GAGCACAGAGGGTTGCTGTCAGTGAGGTATCCCATGGAGCACGGCATAGTGAAGGACTGGAACGACATGGAGAGGATCTGGCAGTACGTCTACTCCAAGGAACAGCTGCAGACCTTCTCAGAGGAG caCCCTGTCCTGTTGACTGAAGCTCCCCTGAACCCCAGTAAGAACAGGGAGAAGGCGGCTGAGGTTTTCTTCGAGACCTTCAATGTCCCTGCCCTCTTTATCTCCATGCAGGCAGTCCTCAGTCT CTATGCGACAGGGCGCACCACGGGAGTGGTGTTAGATGCGGGCGACGGGGTGACCCACGCGGTGCCCATCTACGAGGGCTTTGCCATCCCCCACTCCATCATGAGGGTGGACATCGCTGGCAGGGACGTGTCCCGCTACCTCCGACTGCTGCTACGCAAGGAGGGCTACGACTTTCACACCTCCGCCGAGTTTGAGGTGGTTCGCACCATCAAAGAG AGAGCCTGCTACCTGTCCCTGAACCCGCAGAAGGATGAGACTCTGGAGACAGATAAGGCCCAGTACACCCTCCCTGACGGCAGCACACTGGAT ATTGGTCCAGCCCGGTTCCGAGCACCAGAGCTGCTGTTCAGGCCAGACTTGATCGGAGACGAGAGCGAGGGGATCCACGAGGTGCTGGCTTTCGCTATCCAGAAGTCTGACATGGACCTCCGACGCACACTCTTCTCCAACATCGTACTGtctggaggatccacactgctcaaag GCTTCGGTGACAGGCTACTAAGCGAAGTGAAGAAGCTCGCTCCCAAAGACGTGAAAATCAAG ATCTCCGCCCCTCAGGAGAGGTTGTACTCCACGTGGATTGG TGGCTCCATCCTGGCGTCGTTGGACACCTTTAAGAAGATGTGGGTCAGTAAGAAGGAGTATGAGGAGGACAGAGCACGGGCCATCCACAGGAAGACCTTCTAA
- the marchf5l gene encoding E3 ubiquitin-protein ligase MARCHF5 codes for MACVEEPPEKHCWVCFATEREDRVAEWVSPCRCKGCTKWIHQACLQRWLDEKQKGNSGGAVSCPQCGTEYSIVFPKMGPLVYFLQQVDRALSRASPFAAAGVVVGTVYWSAVTYGAVTVMQVVGHKKGLDVMERADPLFLLMGLPTIPVMLVLGKMIRWEDYILRLWQRHSSKLQLLVPGVGRPLPRVPADGSNGGDHLSVSRTLCGALIFPSVANLVGRLIFRRVPSSLQRTVLGGIAFVVMKGVLKVYFKQQQYLTQANRHILNYPERERDMDGEGRSEGGEDDTEDSGNE; via the exons ATGGCCTGTGTAGAGGAGCCccctgagaa gcACTGCTGGGTGTGTTttgcgacagagagagaggaccgcGTGGCAGAGTGGGTGAGCCCCTGCAGGTGTAAAGGCTGTACCAAGTGGATCCACCAGGCCTGTCTGCAGCGCTGGctcgatgaaaagcagaaaggaAACAGTGGAGGAGCTGTCAGCTGCCCTCAGTGTGGCACAGAGTACAGCATCGTCTTCCCCAAGATGG GGCCATTGGTGTACTTCCTCCAGCAGGTGGACAGGGCTCTGTCGCGGGCCAGTCCATTCGCTGCtgctggggtggtggtggggacagtcTATTGGTCAGCTGTCACCTATGGAGCTGTGACTGTCATGCAG GTGGTGGGCCATAAGAAGGGCTTGGATGTGATGGAGAGAGCAGATCCTCTGTTCCTCCTGATGGGTCTACCTACCATCCCTGTGATGCTGGTCCTGGGCAAGATGATCCGCTGGGAGGACTACATACTGAGGCTGTGGCAGAGACACTCCTCTAAACTACAGCTGCTAGTTCCAG GTGTAGGGCGTCCATTGCCCCGTGTGCCAGCTGATGGGAGTAATGGAGGGGACCACCTGTCAGTGTCTCGTACTTTGTGTGGAGCTCTCATCTTCCCCTCCGTGGCCAACCTGGTGGGACGGCTGATCTTCCGCAGGGTACCTTCATCTCTGCAACGCACCGttctg GGTGGTATAGCGTTTGTGGTGATGAAGGGAGTGTTGAAGGTGTATTTCAAACAGCAGCAGTACCTCACCCAGGCCAACCGCCACATCCTCAactacccagagagagagagggacatggatGGAGAGGGgcggagtgagggaggagaggacgacACAGAGGATAGTGGAAACGAGTGA